The Candida dubliniensis CD36 chromosome 2, complete sequence genome contains a region encoding:
- the SAP98 gene encoding aspartyl protease, putative (Signal peptide predicted by SignalP 2.0 HMM (Signal peptide probability 0.973, signal anchor probability 0.002) with cleavage site probability 0.392 between residues 19 and 20) translates to MIFKILAFISLAIIIDAVAVKSNPKVISFDFEPRFSNPVKRDAGTGTGTVASVKDTYWFLTVKVGSNQDPVTIAADTGSWLTQIIDANATCSSCKKYGVYNSSDSSTVVKSGKSAKSFFGPHEHYIGELVSDSIQFGDLQVPQVTFNDVYNSSGFNDGIFGLARPPTDKNQSIAWTAKYHGLVDKAAYSIYLQNLDGTPGAFTIGGYDAAKIDGDISWTSIKNANIQALLGHVEIGGEIIPINRNYTMDTGGGYGYLPQEAFNKVLAHLPDDPKYGKSHWQVSCSLLEGKNFTYNLNGVDYTFPLRTLYVPSENTDHCYIALRNGTTAQLGSYVFRNLFFAVDFEEDLIGLAKLKNTTETNIRPF, encoded by the coding sequence atgattttcaaaattttagCTTTTATTTCTTTAGCAATTATCATTGATGCTGTTGCTGTGAAAAGCAACCCAAAAGTCAttagttttgattttgaaccAAGATTTTCCAATCCTGTCAAAAGAGATGCTGGTACTGGTACTGGTACTGTTGCCTCGGTCAAGGACACTTATTGGTTTTTGACTGTTAAAGTTGGGTCGAACCAAGACCCGGTAACAATTGCAGCTGATACCGGTAGTTGGTTAACACAAATCATTGATGCTAATGCCACTTGCCTGAGTTGCAAGAAATACGGTGTTTACAATTCGTCTGACTCATCAACGGTTGTCAAGCTGGGTAAATCAgcaaaatcattttttggGCCACATGAACACTATATCGGTGAATTGGTTAGTGATTCTATCCAATTCGGGGATTTACAAGTGCCTCAAGTAACTTTTAATGATGTTTATAATTCGAGTGGATTTAATGATGGTATTTTTGGTTTAGCAAGACCACCAACTGACAAGAATCAAAGTATTGCCTGGACTGCTAAATATCATGGTTTAGTTGATAAAGCTGCCTATTCTATCTACTTGCAAAACCTTGATGGAACTCCAGGAGCTTTTACTATTGGAGGTTATGATGCTGCTAAAATTGATGGTGATATCTCTTGGACAAGTATTAAAAATGCTAATATTCAAGCACTTCTTGGTCATGTTGAAATTGGTGGAGAAATTATTCCCATTAATAGAAACTACACTATGGATACCGGTGGTGGTTATGGTTACTTACCACAAGAAGCATTTAATAAAGTACTTGCTCATTTACCTGATGATCCAAAATACGGAAAGAGTCATTGGCAAGTCAGTTGTTCATTACTTGAAGGCAAAAATTTTACCTATAATTTGAATGGTGTTGATTATACATTCCCGTTAAGAACTCTATATGTTCCTAGTGAAAATACTGATCATTGTTACATTGCTTTACGTAACGGAACCACTGCCCAATTAGGTTCATATGTGTTTAGAAATTTATTCTTTGcagttgattttgaagaagACTTGATTGGACTTgcaaaattgaagaatacCACCGAAACAAATATCAGACCATTTTAG
- a CDS encoding positive regulator for mannosylphosphate transferase, putative (Signal peptide predicted by SignalP 2.0 HMM (Signal peptide probability 0.621, signal anchor probability 0.378) with cleavage site probability 0.392 between residues 24 and 25;~Similar to S. cerevisiae MNN4;~In S. cerevisiae: a putative positive regulator of mannosylphosphate transferase (Mnn6p), involved in mannosylphosphorylation of N-linked oligosaccharides; expression increases in late-logarithmic and stationary growth phases.) — MRRSRGVLLVVSIVVFNLIVLSLFQFTPIDDYVIGNKYIDSIKQLLIKYQPDSPSSLFSSWSLSNDAAFALSMNHEKEISFHNEVATAVDKDKSSNALYDQLDSTTTKASQFDIIDIPNDIPLAYQPFDPRFTLGLLLKYVNEQDNRVLELPSFHWSDFVDMSPLENQLFHNTNNLDNNQQERLNCKDFDATKKNPRINQKNMLLPTQQYCIDDDQIDTILNDQESYSKYDSYVIEQLKEIKQQNSPISIGFHIFNFPGRNAKKYRPILGKAYVYEFMKNPSTLTMLLPTTDQEQQGLQMMYQMPVNQQTRNKISNTNQIFKSGITIDLKQELNKLINSNKPEKLTTLTYEKHLSHDSFVDNTPAIIMSMEQQSQAQPLNQTDTNYLNTLKFSLSYENPEKYFHEANILTREANFALGGHYDWRFMNGIINNTPQLTVSINQLIKSWFRLTNQFGLNTWIAHGSLLSWYWNGLQFPWDSDIDVQMPIMDLHKLSRHLNQSVIVDFGHDINNIRLGRYFLDCSSIISQRTRGNGNNNIDARFIDMDTGLYIDITGLALSNTKAPARFNKLLHSSPNNGELARENSRDATISELTRNEFLQVYNCRNNHFTRLEELSPIRLSLVEGEFGYIPNEFESILKTEYNEKSINNKDYNGFVFLPKLRIWVKKKPIINFVAAKEEKEQQQEQQQQQQQNESPKKTISIITIDLSDEEYSQYLLENQSELISYLITSNVTLFHQDELVHYFNGRSAKSLFFTEKELQQQQEDQQSQVILKKGLIQDLSQDLFKFNSFQSNYNYIDKLKEIKLLLGEKQEKQNSDDNNSDGYGDNDDPLNRNEIVNGIN; from the coding sequence ATGAGAAGATCTCGAGGAGTATTGTTGgttgtttcaattgttgtgTTCAATTTGATTGTGTTATCACTATTTCAGTTCACCCCAATAGATGATTATGTCATTGGTAATAAGTATATTGATAGTATCAAACAGCTActaataaaatatcaacCTGATTCCCCATCATCACTATTTAGCTCGTGGAGTTTAAGTAATGATGCTGCATTTGCATTATCTATGAATcatgaaaaagaaatctcATTCCACAATGAAGTGGCGACGGCTGttgataaagataaatcAAGCAATGCATTATATGATCAGCTcgattcaacaacaacaaaagctAGTCAATTTGACATCATTGATATTCCTAATGATATACCTTTGGCCTATCAACCATTTGATCCAAGATTCACATTGGGCTTGCTTTTGAAATACGTTAATGAACAAGACAATAGAGTTCTAGAATTACCTAGTTTCCACTGGAgtgattttgttgatatgTCACCATtggaaaatcaattatttcataatactaataatttagACAACAATCAACAGGAGAGACTAAATTGTAAAGATTTTGATGCCACTAAAAAGAACCCTCGAATCAACCAGAAAAATATGTTACTTCCAACACAGCAGTATTGTATTGATGATGACCAGATTGATACCATACTAAATGATCAAGAACTGTATTCAAAATATGATTCGTATGttattgaacaattgaaagaaattaagCAACAAAATTCTCCAATATCAATAGGAtttcatattttcaatttcccAGGAAGAAATGCTAAGAAATATCGTCCAATATTGGGTAAAGCTTATGTTTATGAATTTATGAAAAACCCCTCGACATTAACAATGCTATTGCCAACCACTGATCAAGAACAACAGGGTTTGCAAATGATGTATCAAATGCCTGTTAATCAACAAACTCGAAATAAGATATCAAATActaatcaaatatttaaacTGGGGATTACCATTGATctaaaacaagaattaaacaaattgataaacaGTAATAAACCAGAAAAATTAACTACTTTGACTTATGAAAAGCATTTATCACACGATTCATTCGTTGATAACACACCCGCGATAATAATGTCAATGGAACAACAATCACAAGCACAACCACTTAATCAAACTGATActaattatttaaatacattgaaattttcattaCTGTATGAAAACCctgaaaaatatttccaTGAAGCAAATATACTTACTCGAGAAGCAAATTTTGCTCTTGGAGGACATTATGATTGGCGATTTATGAATGGgataatcaataataccCCTCAATTAACTGTCTcgatcaatcaattgatcaaatcatGGTTTCGATTGACTAATCAATTTGGATTAAACACTTGGATTGCTCATGGCTCATTGTTGTCATGGTATTGGAATGGATTACAATTCCCTTGGGATAGTGATATAGATGTACAAATGCCAATAATGGATTTACACAAGTTATCAAGACATTTGAACCAATCGgtgattgttgattttggtcatgatataaataatattcgATTAGGTAGATATTTTTTGGATTGTTCCAGTATTATATCACAAAGAACTCGTGGTAACGGGAATAATAACATTGATGCTCGTTTCATTGATATGGATACTGGATTATACATTGATATTACCGGATTGGCATTGAGTAATACTAAGGCACCAGCaagatttaataaattattacattCGAGTCCTAATAATGGTGAATTGGCTCGAGAAAATAGTCGTGATGCAACTATTAGTGAATTAACAAGAAATGAATTTTTACAAGTTTATAATTGTCGAAATAATCATTTCACTCGATTAGAAGAGTTGTCCCCCATTAGATTAAGTTTGGTCGAAGGGGAATTTGGTTATATCccaaatgaatttgaatctattttaaaaactgaatataatgaaaaatccatcaataataaagattATAATGGGTTTGTATTTTTACCCAAGTTAAGAATTTgggttaaaaaaaaaccaattattaattttgttgCCGCAAAGGAAGAGAAAGAACagcaacaagaacaacagcaacaacagcaacaaaaCGAATCTCCCAAGAAAACAATTAGTATCATTACTATTGATTTAAGTGATGAGGAATATTCTCAATATTTATTGGAAAATCAATCTGAATTAATCAGTTATTTGATTACCAGTAACGTCACATTATTCCATCAGGATGAATTGGTTCATTATTTTAATGGGAGATCAGCCAAATCATTGTTTTTCACTGAAAAGGAAttacaacagcaacaggAAGATCAACAATCCCAagtgattttgaaaaaggGGTTAATACAAGATTTGAGTCaagatttatttaaatttaattcatttcaatcgaattataattatattgataaattaaaagaaatcaaactTTTGCTTGGAGAAAAgcaagaaaaacaaaatagtGATGACAACAATAGTGATGGTTAtggtgataatgatgatccATTAAatagaaatgaaattgttaaCGGGATTAACTAA
- a CDS encoding NT-amidase, putative (Similar to S. cerevisiae NTA1;~In S. cerevisiae: amidase, removes the amide group from N-terminal asparagine and glutamine residues to generate proteins with N-terminal aspartate and glutamate residues that are targets of ubiquitin-mediated degradation.): MKLKVALLQLNPRIGKINENISNVYKLLSSSTQQQTTITTTKQQLNNKFDLIVLPELAITGYNFPNSTAIKPYLESIDKFGPSLNLGRELSIKYQSMLVIGYPEFSHGDNKIYNSCAVFNRCGQLIYNYRKTFLYETDEIWGCNENPIKGFPSIELDFSLNNNNNNNNNKKKIDKNVNENSKSTSLLITTNIGICMDLNPYKFEAPFNKFEFSMSSYSQRAKLLICPMAWLNPSSPSILDKEEFDKSDKLELAQELELELKNSDFVEPNWSTINYWILRFFPYLSHKYSIMPKWFNKIKDNNDEKITVICCNRVGVEEDVVYAGSSCILQFNNHDKYNDATDLTNKSVELIGNLDQINEGILIKEIDI, from the coding sequence ATGAAGTTAAAAGTAGCATTATTACAGTTGAATCCAAGAATTGGAAAGATCAATGAGAATATTTCCAAtgtttataaattattatcatcatcgaCCCAACAACAGACtacaattacaacaacaaaacaacaattgaataataaatttgatttaatagtATTACCAGAATTAGCCATTACAGGATATAATTTTCCTAATAGTACCGCCATCAAACCATATttagaatcaattgataaatttggtCCATCATTAAATTTAGGACGTGAATTAAGTATTAAATATCAATCTATGTTAGTCATAGGATATCCGGAATTTTCTCATggtgataataaaatttataatagtTGTGCTGTTTTCAATCGATGTggtcaattgatttataattacCGGAAAACTTTTCTTTATGAAACTGATGAAATTTGGGGATGTAATGAAAATCCCATTAAGGGGTTCCCGTCAATAGAATTAGATTTTTCCcttaacaacaacaacaacaacaacaacaataaaaaaaaaattgacaaaaatGTCAATGAGAATTCTAAATCAACCCTGTTGTTGATTACTACAAATATTGGTATATGTATGGATCTAAATCCTTATAAATTTGAAGCtccatttaataaatttgaattcagTATGAGTTCATATTCTCAACGagcaaaattattaatttgtCCTATGGCATGGTTAAATCCAAGTTCACCATCGATTCTtgataaagaagaatttgataaatcagataaattggaattagctcaagaattagaattagaattgaaaaatctgGATTTTGTTGAACCAAATTGGTCCACAATAAACTATTGGATATTAAGATTTTTCCCTTATCTATCTCATAAATATAGTATCATGCCTAAATGgttcaacaaaatcaaagataataatgatgaaaaaataaCGGTTATATGTTGTAATCGAGTTGGAGTCGAAGAGGATGTGGTATATGCTGGAAGTAGTTGTATTTTGCAATTTAATAATCatgataaatataatgatgCTACTGATTTAACCAATAAAAGtgttgaattaattggtaATTTGGATCAAATTAATGAAGGGATATtgattaaagaaattgatatttaa
- a CDS encoding positive regulator of mannosylphosphate transferase, putative (Signal anchor predicted by SignalP 2.0 HMM (Signal peptide probability 0.128, signal anchor probability 0.864) with cleavage site probability 0.038 between residues 34 and 35;~1 probable transmembrane helix predicted by TMHMM2.0 at aa 17-39;~Similar to S. cerevisiae MNN4;~fungal-specific;~In S. cerevisiae: putative positive regulator of mannosylphosphate transferase (Mnn6p), involved in mannosylphosphorylation of N-linked oligosaccharides; expression increases in late-logarithmic and stationary growth phases.) — protein MARLKRVLLSPRSYIKSILLVTIIYTIYLSTSTTTSVYLTTTQSKLNIYKNQLYQKINHQFNQWYYNILASDYDFFSDSNFQQQLTAIKSEKLHDENHKLDLWNLDDSFKLPLSVKVPNYLLSSSSSSSSSSTDEKPLIQPFDPRLTLSVYYNYIETHINKQSHDSSNDLKLPFHWSDWVDFSKLNKYILNPLKTDLCSNLFDLSHDDKLNEDSEIKSVDKYCQFMGNTNNDNENKATKMLGYKIFAPAHAQTGDNHELIGKSYLYTQAPSPKRLVFLTNTNDNYQFDIDNYNVNNVTNSILYNEKLTSDLESKVTKENEQSSTLNVLSSYISLIKNSPPSLLPTKQQNNQNNQNNPNDNEINSHVIDIPEEYFINDPRSIINQLESSNSQLSNSEQDFLSSIKYSVDCNDPPKYFYEAKFVKAMKENWHGEHYDWRFFNGVTIHNAQQQSIILHRLLKNYLKFTQSNNLITWIAHGSLLSWYWNGINFPWDNDIDVQMPIHELYQLARFYNQSLVIENVGTKHLGNNKQQQNAGSDKNEEFEFDGMGRYFIDVGSTITHRTKGNDNNHIDARFIDIDTGLYIDITGLALTSEQSPDRYDDLLTINQNSAEARQKLDQLKQNQKDGNNNNNHSFKNQQLKIYNCRNNHFSSYDELSPLIQTVVENQPGYIPKNFMVILNDEYNLESLTKKNHRDFTYFNNFNLWLNTKDVSNYLAYKHSPSDSSPEGNNQAYSLIKFNKLSKSDHINLLNYNVLMMKEYLETMNFTNYHNLELNQLLKIGNYNHNHVNTNLSNTSIYRESYDLFNYYRDNYKLGYSLRPDHFINFIIHDNSRWDYQLQVDDLIKLQKQLNDDPQQQQQQQQQEKEQQN, from the coding sequence ATGGCAAGACTAAAACGGGTATTATTGTCGCCTAGATCGTACATTAAATCGATACTATTGGTGACTATCATTTATacaatatatttatcaacttCAACTACCACTTCAGTATATTTAACCACCACTCAATCCAAactaaatatatataaaaaccaattatatcaaaagatcaatcatcaattcaatcaatgGTATTACAATATCTTAGCTTCCGATtatgatttcttttctgaTTCAAatttccaacaacaattaacTGCAATCAAATCTGAAAAATTACACGATGAAAATCATAAACTAGATCTTTGGAATCTTGATGATAGTTTTAAATTACCTTTATCGGTTAAAGTACccaattatttattatcttcttcttcttcctcgtCGTCATCAAGTACTGACGAGAAACCTTTGATCCAGCCATTTGATCCTCGTTTAACATTATCAGTATACTATAATTACATCGAAACACACATTAACAAACAAAGTCATGATAGCAGTAATGATCTAAAATTACCATTTCATTGGTCTGATTGGGTTGATTTCTCCAAATTAAACAAGTATATTCTTAATCCATTGAAAACTGACCTTTGTTccaatttatttgatttatctcATGATGACAAATTGAATGAGGATTCTGAAATTAAAAgtgttgataaatattgTCAATTTATGGGTAAcactaataatgataatgaaaataaggCTACTAAGATGTTGGGGTATAAGATTTTTGCCCCAGCCCATGCTCAAACAGGTGATAATCatgaattaattggtaAATCATACCTTTACACCCAAGCACCATCGCCGAAACGGTTGGTTTTTTTAACAAATACTAATGATAATTACCAATTTGACATTGATAACTATAATGTGAACAATGTTactaattcaattttatacAATGAGAAGTTGACTTCAGACTTGGAATCAAAAGTTACCAAGGAAAATGaacaatcatcaacattaaATGTATTGTCAAGTTATATTTCCTTGATTAAGAATTCTCCACCGTCACTATTACCAAcgaaacaacaaaacaaccaaaacaaccaaaacaaccccaatgataatgaaatcaaTAGTCATGTAATTGATATCCCAGaagaatattttattaatgatcCACGATCAATTATTAACCAGCTTgaatcatcaaattcacAATTGTCAAACTCTGAACAAGATTTTTTAAgttcaataaaatatagTGTTGATTGTAATGAtccaccaaaatatttttatgaAGCCAAATTTGTTAAGGCAATGAAAGAAAACTGGCATGGTGAACATTATGATTGGAGATTTTTTAATGGTGTTACAATACATAATGCACAACAgcaatcaattatattgcacagattattgaaaaattatttaaaattcactcaatcaaataatttaattactTGGATTGCTCATGGTTCATTGTTGTCCTGGTATTGGAATGGGATTAATTTTCCCTGggataatgatattgatgttCAAATGCCAATTCATGAATTGTATCAATTAGCAAGGTTTTATAACCAATCTTTGgtaattgaaaatgttgGAACTAAGCATCTtggaaacaacaaacaacaacaaaatgcTGGCAGtgataaaaatgaagaatttgaatttgatggtATGGGGcgttattttattgatgttgGATCTACAATTACTCATCGTACAAAGGGGAATGATAATAATCACATTGATGCTCGATTCATTGACATTGATACTGGATTATACATTGATATCACCGGATTAGCATTGACTAGTGAACAATCCCCAGATAGatatgatgatttattgaCCATTAATCAAAATAGTGCTGAAGCTAGACAAAAATTGGATCAGttgaaacaaaaccaaaaagatggtaataataataataatcactcatttaaaaatcaacaattgaaaatttataattgtcGAAATAATCATTTCAGTTCCTATGATGAATTATCACCACTAATTCAAACCGTTGTGGAAAATCAACCAGGTTATATCCCGAAAAATTTTATGGTGattttaaatgatgaatataatttaGAATCTTTGACGAAAAAGAATCATCGTGATTTCActtattttaataattttaatctTTGGCTAAATACTAAAGACGTGTCAAACTATTTGGCATATAAACATTCACCAAGTGATAGTTCACCTGAAGGGAATAATCAAGCGTACAGtttgattaaatttaataagtTGCTGAAATCAGATcatattaatttattaaattataatgtattaatgatgaaagaGTATTTGGAAACAATGAATTTTACAAATTATCATAATTtagaattaaatcaattattaaaaattggTAATTATAATCATAACCATGTAAATactaatttatcaaatactAGTATCTACAGAGAAAGttatgatttatttaattattatcgagataattataaattaggATACAGTTTACGTCCAGAccattttataaattttattattcatgATAATTCTCGATGGGATTATCAATTACAAGTTGACGATTTGATTAAGTTAcagaaacaattgaatgatgatccacaacagcaacaacaacaacaacaacaagaaaaagagcaacaaaattga
- a CDS encoding hypothetical membrane protein, conserved (Signal peptide predicted by SignalP 2.0 HMM (Signal peptide probability 0.818, signal anchor probability 0.008) with cleavage site probability 0.424 between residues 18 and 19;~1 probable transmembrane helix predicted by TMHMM2.0 at aa 4-26;~GPI-Anchor Signal predicted by DGPI v2.04 with cleavage site probability 0.408 near 71), translating to MRVFQIVYILIISNLIYATSGGGGGGNTHHYHKDDNSIADNTNNNNNNITNATTTRTVTTSTKTKTHTGGGVAGIGGVLGQDGWLSGDGGLMAVIIGAMLLL from the coding sequence ATGAGGGTTTTCCAAATTGTATacattttaataatttccaatttgatttatgcTACAAGTggtggaggtggtggtggtaatactcatcattatcataaAGATGATAACAGTATTGCTGATAATAcgaataacaacaataataatatcaccAATGCTACGACTACAAGAACAGTCACAACTTCaaccaaaactaaaactcACAccggtggtggtgttgcTGGTATAGGTGGAGTTTTGGGACAAGATGGTTGGCTTTCTGGAGATGGTGGGTTAATGGCAGTAATAATCGGTGCTATGTTGTTATTATGA
- a CDS encoding alcohol dehydrogenase, putative produces the protein MTLSIPELNFKAYTYKNRSTPVHLTDKSIKLVKDPLNPDSYIAPPGKILLKINYTSLNPVDVKLHHLATSLVSLLFNNQNGFGRDFSGEVLSIGDNVKTNVKVGDLVQGIYHKVYFQGTASQYLLVDPSEVDMIAKPDNISLAEASSWPTVFGTALLMSSDLKYKDSKVLVIGGGTSVGRYLVQLAKQGGVKEVVVTCSPRTEDVLKSLGADTIIDYTKHKNIVYPVLESVKSTGKFDYILDTYGGHDLFPEINNILTDKIGRYYSIVGDYPGSSFYNLISTLSAISWRKFLGAVGLLSFNYKFIMFDNFRSTIENARDLIGRGNLKIFVDSVYPFDQLDQAIEKLDSGKAAGKVVIEVAKE, from the coding sequence ATGACTTTGTCAATTCCAGAATTAAACTTCAAGGCTTATACTTATAAAAACAGGAGTACTCCTGTTCATTTGActgataaatcaattaaattagtCAAAGATCCATTAAATCCTGACTCCTATATTGCTCCTCCCGGTAAGATCTTGcttaaaatcaattatacaTCATTGAACCCTGTTGATGTTAAATTGCACCATCTTGCCACCAGTTTggtttcattattattcaataatcaaaatggATTTGGTAGAGATTTTAGTGGTGAAGTTCTTTCCATTGGTGATAATGTGAAAACCAATGTTAAAGTTGGTGATTTAGTTCAAGGGATTTATCATAAAGTTTATTTTCAGGGTACTGCATCACAATATCTTTTAGTTGATCCAAGTGAAGTTGATATGATTGCTAAACCAGATAATATTTCATTAGCTGAAGCTTCAAGTTGGCCAACAGTGTTTGGGACCGCATTATTGATGTCAAGTgatttaaaatataaagaTAGCAAAGTTTTAGTTATTGGCGGCGGTACTTCAGTTGGTAGGTATCTTGTTCAACTTGCTAAACAAGGTGGCGTTAAagaagttgttgttactTGTTCCCCAAGAACTGAAGACGTTCTCAAATCATTAGGTGCCGATACTATTATTGATTACACCAAACATAAAAACATTGTTTATCCTGTTTTAGAATCAGTTAAATCAACAGGGAAATTTGATTACATATTGGATACTTATGGAGGTCATGATTTATTCCCAGAAATAAATAACATTTTGACTGACAAAATTGGTCGTTATTATAGTATTGTTGGTGATTATCCAGGATCTAGcttttataatttaatctCAACTTTATCAGCAATTTCATGGAGAAAATTTCTTGGTGCTGTtggattattatcatttaattaCAAATTTATAATGTTTGATAACTTTAGAAGTACTATAGAAAACGCAAGAGATCTTATTGGTAGGGGCAATCTCAAAATCTTTGTTGATAGTGTTTACccatttgatcaattggatcaagccattgaaaaattagattCCGGTAAAGCTGCTGGTAAAGTTGTTATTGAAGTTGCtaaagaataa